The Horticoccus luteus DNA window CACTTCGGGTCCACGGCCCTATCGTCTGGTGAAGTTTGTCGGCGAGCAGCGCGACAAGCCGGAGCGGCTCCTATCCATGTTGCAGGTTCTCGAAGCCTTGGTGCGCCAGCCCAGTGACGAGGTGCGATGGGCGATGCAGGAGAAAGACGTTCGGCCGATTCTGGAACGGGCATTCGAAAGCCCGATTCCTGAGGTCCGCACCCAGGCCGAAGCCACCCTTGAGCTGTTACTGCGGCAGGGGTTCCTTTCGTTTCTGGACATCGGAAAGCCGGTGGTCGACTAGATTCCGTTCGCACCACAACCAAAGCGAGAATACCTCAGGATTGTGTGCGGAGTGTCCCGTTTACGTCCCGTAATAACGATTCACCTCTAGCACTGGTGCCCGGAGAGGGGGTCGAACCCACACGCCTTTAGAGGGCGACGGATTTTGAGTCCGTTGCGTCTGCCAATTCCGCCATCCGGGCCAGCCAGAAGCCGGACCGTAAGACCGCCGCGAACGTTGTAAAATGGAAAATGCGCCTTGTCGCGCGCTACTCCCCGCTTGTCACGCGCCACCCCTGGGCGTTGCTTCACGTCCATGCCCGACTTTCGCGTCTTTCACACGCCACCTTCGGCCGACCCCGTGGAGATTACCCTGACTCGGGAAGAGTCGCACCACCTCGTCTCCGTGAACCGCGCCCGCGTTGGGCAGACCGTCGTGGCGTTCGATGGCCGCGGTCACGAGTGGATCTGCACCTTGGAGCGCGAAGACCGCCACCAAGCCACGTTGAAGGTCAACTTCCGCCAATCCGCCCCGCCCCTGCCCTACGAAATCACCCTCGGTCAGGCGCTGCCCAAGGGTCCGTCGATGGATGCCATCGTCCGCAAAGCCACCGAAATCGGCGCCGCGCGTATCGTCCCTCTGGAAAGCGAGCGCACCCAAGTCCATCTGGCCGACGATCGTCAGGACCGCAAAATCGAAAAGTGGCAACTCGCCGCCCTCGAAGCCGCGAAACAATGCGGCAATCCATGGCTCCCGGAAATCAGCCCTGTGCAAAGCGCCAGCGCCTTCATGGATCAGGCGAGCGGTTACGATTTAAAGCTCATTGCCAGTCTGCATCCCGGCGCTCGCTCCCTCAAGACGGCGCTCGCCGCCCACGTCGCCGCCACCGGTCGGTCGCCTCGCAAAGTCGTCTGGCTGATCGGCCCCGAAGGCGACTTTACGCCCGCTGAAATGAGTCTCGCCCAAACGGCCGGATTCCAACCGATCACCCTCGGCCCGCTCGTGCTGCGATGTGAAACGGCGGCCGTTTACGCCCTCAGTATTTTGAGTTACGAACTCGCCAACACCTGAGCGAATCGGAGCGGCTCAACAACCGTCCAGCACAGCTCCCACGCGTCGCGTCTCGGATTCTCGCTTTGGCTCCCGCAGCGAAAATCGCGCATCGTCTGGGGGCATCTCCGAGAGGAGCGGACAACCGGGCGTGAGGCGACATTTTCGGCCTAAGTTGCAAGCGCAAATGACTGCTTTCGGGCGACGCCCCCTTTCGAACGCCCTGCGCCCCGCCTCATGCGCATTAGTGTTAATTCTCAGAGGCCGGGACAGGACATGGACCGACGCGCGTGTCGCGTCATGCGTTGTTGCGACAAAATCTCAAAAAAGATTTGACGCACATTAAGGCTATTGAGACTCATCCGCACCACGATGAGTCAACTCTCCTCCCGTCCACGCACCGCCATTTCCGAGCTTGTGCCCGCGCTGACCGCGCTCGCCGTGATGCAAGGTTTCACCGCCGCCGCCCACGCCGCCGACGATGACAACCTCACCGCTGCGACCCACGACGCCCCCGTGGCGTTGCCCAAATTGACGGTGCAGGATTCGAAGGTCAAAAGCATCGCCTCGCCGAAATACACCCAACCCCTGCGCGACACGCCGCAGACCGTCGTCGTCATCCCGCGCGCCGTTTACACCGAACAAGGCGCCACTTCTCTCCGCGATGTCCTCCGCAACACGCCCGGCATCACCTTCCAAGCCGGCGAAGGCGGCAATGCCCCCGGCGACAACCTTTTCATCCGCGGCTTCGGTGCGCGCAACGACGTCTTCCTCGACGGCGTGCGCGACGCCGGCGTGATGACCCGCGATACGTTCAACGTTGAGCAGGTCGAGGTCGTCAAAGGCCCCTCGTCCGCCACGTTCGGACGCGGCTCCACCGGCGGGTCCGTCAACCAAGTCACGAAGACCCCCGGCCTGCGCGACGCCACGAAGATCGAAGCCACCGCCGGTAACGCCGACTACGCGCGCGCCACGCTCGATGCCAATCAAGCGCTCCCCGCCAGCCCCATTCCCGGCACCGCTATCCGCCTCAATGCCGTCTGGACCGATGCCGGCGTCGCCGGACGCGACGAAGTGAAAAACCGCAACTGGGGCCTCGCGCCCTCCCTCGCGTTCGGCCTCGGCACGCCGACCACCGTCACACTCGCCTATCAACATCTGTCGCAGGACAACATCCCCGACTACGGCCTTCCCGGCACCCTTCCCGCCGTCGCCTTCGCCGCCGGCCAAACCATTGCCGACCTGGACTGGAGCAACTTCTACGGCCTCGTCGCCCGCGACTACGAGAAGATCGAAAGCGATGGCGCCACCGCGATCGTCACCCACAAATTCCCTGGCGGCGCCGCCCTGCGCAACCTCACGCGCTACGGGCGCAATACCCGCGATGCGGTCGTGACTCCGCCGCGCGCCGCCACCGCCGCCAACGCCGCGGCCGACCCCGGTTTCGATCCCACGCTCGCTCAAATCCGTCGCACCGACACCAAATATCAAGACCGCCGCGACGAGATCCTCGCCAACCAAACCAACTTCAACGCCTCATTCACCTCCGGTTCCGTCCAACACGATTTCGGCGGCGGGATCGAAGTCTCCCGCGAAGACCAGCGCAGCGACGCCAAGACCGATTTGTTTTCTCACGGCCGTCCGCCCGTGACCGATCTTTATCACCCGAATCCGCACGACGCTTACACGCCCGCCATCGTGCGCACCGGCGCCTTCACCAAGGCCATCGCCGACACCGGTGCCGTTTACGCCTTCGACACCGCCAAGTTCGGCCCGCAATGGGAACTCAACGCCGGCGCCCGCTGGGAAACCTTCGATGTCAGTTATCGCAACGTCGCGGCCAACGGCACCTCCACCCGCTTCCAACGCACCGACCACATGTTGAGCTGGCGCGGCGGCCTCGTATTCAAACCCGCCCCCGAAGGCAGTCTCTACGCGGGCTACGGCACTTCGTTCAATCCCTCCGCCGATTCCAACCAAGGCCTCGCCCTTGCCGCCACGGGCAACAGCAGCGCCAGCCTCGCGCCCGAGAAAAACCTCAGCAGCGAAATCGGCGCCAAATGGGATTTTCTCAAAACCCGTCTCTCGACCACGCTCGCATTCTTCCGCACCGAGAAAACCAACGCCCGCACGACCGATGCCGCCGGCGACACCGTGCTCGCCGGCGATCAGCAGGTCGAAGGCATCGAAATCGGCGTCAACGGCCGCCTCACCGACACGCTCTCGATCTTCTCCGGTTACGCTTACATGGAGGGCACCGTGAAATCCTCCGGCGTCGCGCAGCAAGTGGACGCCGCGCTGCAATACGTGCCCCGGCAAACGCTCAACCTCTGGGCCACCCAGCGCCTTCCCGCCGGCTTCACCGTCGGCGCCGGCGCGCAATTCACCGACGGCTACTTCTACGCCCTGCCCAGCGCAACGTCCGCGCCCTCCGCTGGCCTCGGCACGCGCTACTGGCTCTACGGCGCGATGGCCTCGTATGAAGTTAACAAGCACCTCACGCTCCGCCTCAACGTCAACAACCTCGCCGACAAACGCTACATCGATCGCGGTTACGGTGGTCACGTCATTCCCGGCGCCGGTCGCACCGTCCTCTTCAATGCCACCTATTCGTTCTGATCCCGCTCCGCGCTCTACGCCATGATTCTCGCTGTTCCTGACATTCTCACGCCCGCCCAAATCGCCGAAGCGCGCCAGCTCCTGGCCTCCGCCGATTGGGTCGACGGCAAAGCCACCGCCGGCCACCAAGGCGCGCACGTAAAATCCAATCAGCAGCTCCCGCTCGACAGCGCCGTCGGCCGCCAACTCGGCGACACCATCCTTCGCGCGCTCGGCAAAAGCCCGCTCTTCATGTCCGCCGCGCTGCCGCTGCACATCCTGCCGCCCATGTTCAACCGCTACTCCGGCGGTCAGACTTTCGGCACGCATGTCGACGGCTCCGTCCGCGTCGTTCCCGGCACCACTCATCGCCTCCGCACCGATCTCTCCTGCACGCTCTTTTTCGCGGACCCGGCAGACTACGACGGCGGTGAACTCGTCATCGAAGACACCTACGGCGCCAAGAGCGTCAAACTCCCCGCCGGCCACCTCATCCTCTATCCTTCCACCAGCCTCCACCACGTCACGCCCGTCACGCGCGGCGAGCGTCTGTGCTCCTTTTTCTGGCTGCAATCCATGGTCCGCGCCGACGCGCAACGCTCCCTCCTCTTCGATCTCGATATCGCCATCCAACGCCTCGGCGCGGAGCAACCCAACCATCCTTCCGTCGTTCAACTCACCGGCGTCTACCACAACCTTCTCCGCCAGTGGGCGGAAATGTAAACGCCTCCTTCGCGTTCGCCCGCCGTTGCGCCGCCGTCATGAGTAAACGCCACGTTGCCCTCGCCGAAATCGAGCGGCGCCACGGCCACGCCGCCGAAGCCACCGCAACGCCCGCCGGCCTCGCCGCCGCGCTCGCGTGTTACGACCGAGCCGCCTCGTTCCTCGCATCCGCCGCGCCCACCGACGACGTCCTCTGCGCCCTCGGCCTCGTCGCGATGAACCGCGGCAACGCGCTGTCGAAACTCGCCTCCACCGCCGACCACGCGGCCGCGCTCGCCGCCTACGATCACGCGATCGCCCTCCTCTCCGCGCTGCCCTACGCCCACGACGATCGGCTGCGCAATCACCTCGGCGCCGCGTGGCTCAACCGCGGCCACGCCCTGCGCTCCGCCGGCGACCACGCCGATCTCGCCGCCGCGTTGCAGTCGCACCGCACCGCCGTCGAAATCCTGACGCCGCTCCCTCTCGCTGCCTGTCCTGATTATCCCGCCAATCTCGCCGGCGCGTGGATCAATCTTTCGGACGCCCTCGCGGCGGCCGACACGCCCGACTGTTTCACGTCCGCGTTCGAGGCCGCGCAGGCCGCTCTCACCATTGTCGCTCCGCTTGAGGCCGACGCTCCGCGCTTCGGCGAACTCTCCCTCATGGCCCGCCGCGCCGCGCTTGTGGCCCTCGCCGGCCACCTCGTGACTGCGCCCGAGGAAACGCACGCGCCTGCGGTCGCCGCAGCAAGCGATCTGATCGACTCCGGCCTCAATCTCGCGCGCCGCTGGCACGTTCTCCACGCTGCCGCACCCGCGCCGCTCGCCACGCGTCTTTTTCGTTTTGGCGCCGAATTCTACTGCCGCCACCAACCGCAGTTTCTCGCCGAGTTCCTGCACGAAAATCTCGATGCCGCGTCGGGCGCTCCTCGCGCGTGGACCACGTCGGTCGAGTGGCGCGACATCGGCCGCGCCGCGCTCGCTCGCGCTCGCGACGATCTGCAACGCCCGCGCTTTCTCTTCGCGGGCGACCGCGACACGGAACGCGTCCTCGCGCTCGACGCCGCTCTCGCCGACGCCGCCGCGCACTTCCGCTGAACGCTGCGTGGTCGCGCGTAAGCGGCTTTCGCGCGGCAGTTTCCCGCCGCTCCTCACGAATTTCTCTCCATGCGTCTTCGCAAAATCCTCTTCTGGCTGCATCTCTTCGCCGGCGTCTTCGCCGGACTCGTCATTGCCATCATGTGCTTTACGGGCGCCGTGCTCGCATTTGAGAAACAAATCACCGCGTGGGCCGAACGCGACGTCCGCCTCGTGACTCCGCCGGCCGACGCGTCCGCTCCTTTGCCGCTCACGCAACTCCAGCGCGACTTCCGCGCCGCTCAGCCTGAGTCTCGCTCCACCAGCCTCACCGTCTTCGCCGCCCCAAACACTGCAGTCGCCTTCAGCGTCGGCCGCGCGTCGACCTTTTACGTCAACCCCTACACCGGCGAAGTTCGCGCTCCCACCTCGGCGCGGCTTCGGACCATTCTGCGCGCGACTGAAAACTGGCATCGCTGGCTCGGAGTGGGCGGCGACCATCGCGCCGCCGCGCGCGCCGTCACTGGCGCCTGCACCCTCGCCTTCGGCTTTCTCGCCCTGAGCGGACTCTACCTCTGGTGGCCGCGCACGCTCTCGTGGCGCGGATTCAAATCCGTCGCCCTCCTCAACGTCCGCCTCGCCGGCAAAGCACGCGATTTCAACTGGCACAACGCCACCGGGCTGTGGTGCGCGCCCGTCCTCATCGTGCTCACGCTGACCGCCGTGCCGATGTCGTATCGCTGGGGCAACACCCTTCTCTACGGTCTCGCCGGCGAATCCGCTCCCACGACCACCGGCCCCGCCCGTGCCTCCACGTCCATCGCCCCGATCGCTCCTCCCTCGGCCGCCGCGCGTCGCCTCTCGCCCGACCAAGCCGTTGCCGTGGCGCAGAAGGAATTTCCTTCGTGGACGCAAATTTCCCTCGTGCTCGGTGACAGTGAACGCCGTCGCCCCAACTCGAATACCAACTCCACGCCGCCATCATCCGCCTCTGCCGCCGAGTCCAGCCAGCAGCGTCGCGCAGACGCCCCGGCGGGTGTCCGGCCCCTCACGCTCATCGTCAAAGAATCCTCCGCCTGGCCGCGCACCGCCACGGCCACGCTCACGGTTGATCCGTTCACGGGCCACGTGCTGAAACGCGAGACCTTCGCCGAACTTTCTCTCGGCCGGCGCTTCCGCACGTGGTCGCGCTTTCTCCACACCGGCGAGGCCCTGGGCTGGCCCGGACAACTTGTCGCAGGACTCGCCAGTCTCGGCGGACTCGTGCTCGTTTACACCGGCTTCGCGTTGGCGCTCCGGCGCTTTCTCAACCGCCGCTCCGCCCAAGCGTAGCCGCTCAATCGCGCAATTTAGTCGTCGTGGCCACGAGCTGCCGCGCGACCTTTTCCGCCGCCTGTTGCGTGCGCGGATCGCGTAGTTTCCCCTGCTCGTCAAAGGCCGCATCCGCTTTCGCCACCGTGCAGGCGGCGGGAATCACCAAGCAGCCGAGATGCGTCAGCAACGCGCGAGCCAGTTGCATCGACCGCACGCCGCCAAACTGTCCCGGCGACGCCGATA harbors:
- a CDS encoding RsmE family RNA methyltransferase, with translation MPDFRVFHTPPSADPVEITLTREESHHLVSVNRARVGQTVVAFDGRGHEWICTLEREDRHQATLKVNFRQSAPPLPYEITLGQALPKGPSMDAIVRKATEIGAARIVPLESERTQVHLADDRQDRKIEKWQLAALEAAKQCGNPWLPEISPVQSASAFMDQASGYDLKLIASLHPGARSLKTALAAHVAATGRSPRKVVWLIGPEGDFTPAEMSLAQTAGFQPITLGPLVLRCETAAVYALSILSYELANT
- a CDS encoding TonB-dependent receptor, coding for MSQLSSRPRTAISELVPALTALAVMQGFTAAAHAADDDNLTAATHDAPVALPKLTVQDSKVKSIASPKYTQPLRDTPQTVVVIPRAVYTEQGATSLRDVLRNTPGITFQAGEGGNAPGDNLFIRGFGARNDVFLDGVRDAGVMTRDTFNVEQVEVVKGPSSATFGRGSTGGSVNQVTKTPGLRDATKIEATAGNADYARATLDANQALPASPIPGTAIRLNAVWTDAGVAGRDEVKNRNWGLAPSLAFGLGTPTTVTLAYQHLSQDNIPDYGLPGTLPAVAFAAGQTIADLDWSNFYGLVARDYEKIESDGATAIVTHKFPGGAALRNLTRYGRNTRDAVVTPPRAATAANAAADPGFDPTLAQIRRTDTKYQDRRDEILANQTNFNASFTSGSVQHDFGGGIEVSREDQRSDAKTDLFSHGRPPVTDLYHPNPHDAYTPAIVRTGAFTKAIADTGAVYAFDTAKFGPQWELNAGARWETFDVSYRNVAANGTSTRFQRTDHMLSWRGGLVFKPAPEGSLYAGYGTSFNPSADSNQGLALAATGNSSASLAPEKNLSSEIGAKWDFLKTRLSTTLAFFRTEKTNARTTDAAGDTVLAGDQQVEGIEIGVNGRLTDTLSIFSGYAYMEGTVKSSGVAQQVDAALQYVPRQTLNLWATQRLPAGFTVGAGAQFTDGYFYALPSATSAPSAGLGTRYWLYGAMASYEVNKHLTLRLNVNNLADKRYIDRGYGGHVIPGAGRTVLFNATYSF
- a CDS encoding Fe2+-dependent dioxygenase is translated as MILAVPDILTPAQIAEARQLLASADWVDGKATAGHQGAHVKSNQQLPLDSAVGRQLGDTILRALGKSPLFMSAALPLHILPPMFNRYSGGQTFGTHVDGSVRVVPGTTHRLRTDLSCTLFFADPADYDGGELVIEDTYGAKSVKLPAGHLILYPSTSLHHVTPVTRGERLCSFFWLQSMVRADAQRSLLFDLDIAIQRLGAEQPNHPSVVQLTGVYHNLLRQWAEM
- a CDS encoding PepSY-associated TM helix domain-containing protein yields the protein MRLRKILFWLHLFAGVFAGLVIAIMCFTGAVLAFEKQITAWAERDVRLVTPPADASAPLPLTQLQRDFRAAQPESRSTSLTVFAAPNTAVAFSVGRASTFYVNPYTGEVRAPTSARLRTILRATENWHRWLGVGGDHRAAARAVTGACTLAFGFLALSGLYLWWPRTLSWRGFKSVALLNVRLAGKARDFNWHNATGLWCAPVLIVLTLTAVPMSYRWGNTLLYGLAGESAPTTTGPARASTSIAPIAPPSAAARRLSPDQAVAVAQKEFPSWTQISLVLGDSERRRPNSNTNSTPPSSASAAESSQQRRADAPAGVRPLTLIVKESSAWPRTATATLTVDPFTGHVLKRETFAELSLGRRFRTWSRFLHTGEALGWPGQLVAGLASLGGLVLVYTGFALALRRFLNRRSAQA